A single window of Ovis aries strain OAR_USU_Benz2616 breed Rambouillet chromosome 24, ARS-UI_Ramb_v3.0, whole genome shotgun sequence DNA harbors:
- the LOC114112008 gene encoding liprin-alpha-1-like isoform X3, translating into MSIQEKNIQLIREHLRRREEEISVLKAEINNTRLLLDHLEFLVSRYQPSFQLTADKQQAQSPASMTSEVEVLRVLRLLFEHQKALDEKGDTGSSRSEHLGVLNGNCSKPMTLKLRLPALWEEVGDAETAIKTKTSTPAMPRSLRLDHLHTGSLRTANQEDIRDAHNSTGSEDSPENNPSNSTSRQDSLQKSQKKKGIKSSICRWFNRKEKGQPEHPSKEALAPGRIFTPGTTWKAPVDADN; encoded by the exons ATGTCCATTCAG gaGAAGAATATACAACTAATTAGAGAGCATCTTCGGAGACgagaagaagaaatatcagtGCTCAAGGCCGAAATTAACAACACCAGG ctgctgctggacCACCTGGAGTTCCTGGTTTCCCGGTACCAGCCATCCTTCCAGTTGACGGCGGACAAGCAGCAGGCACAGTCCCCAGCCAGCATGACCAGCGAGGTGGAGGTGCTCAGGGTGCTGAGATTGCTCTTTGAGCACCAGAAGGCCCTGGATGAGAAG GGTGATACAGGATCATCTCGTAGTGAACACCTGGGGGTGCTTAATGGAAACTGCTCTAAGCCCATGACCCTCAAACTGCGT CTGCCAGCTTTATGGGAAGAGGTAGGAGATGCTGAGACTGCTATCAAAACTAAAACCTCGACCCCCGCTATGCCGCGGTCCCTTCGGCTGGACCACCTGCACACAGGGTCGCTGCGCACAGCCAACCAAGAGGACATCAGGGACGCCCACAA CTCAACAGGCTCTGAGGACAGCCCCGAGAACAACCCCAGCAATAGCACCAGCAGGCAGGACTCGCtgcagaaatcccagaagaagaagggcATCAAGTCCTCCATCTGCCGCTGGTTTAATAGGAAGGAAAAGGGCCAGCCTGAACACCCCAGCAAGGAGGCGTTAGCACCAG gcaggatctttacccctggcaccacctggaaagccccagtggACGCTGACAACTAG